GCGAGGGCACCGACGAGGTGCAGCGCCTCGTCATCAGCCGCGACGTGCTGAAACGCTTCGCGGACTGAACCGGGGGGCAGGGGAGGGGCCGGGGGTCATACGGACTGCCGTCTGTTTCGCTGACAGATCGGAACACCACCGATCTGCCAGCTCCACGCCCGGAACCCGTTTTTCTCCTACTCGCTTCGCTCGGATTGAACGGTCTTTGCAGCCCATTCAATCGGAGTCCGTATCAGTCCTCCGGCTCCTCCAGTTTCTCCAGGAACTCGTCGTACAGGTACGCGATCTGATCCGAGAAGCCGTACCCGAACGCGCCAGCGTTCGACACCAGCCGTTCCAGCCGCTTGAAGGGAATGTCCTTGTGGTCGAGGGTCGCCGCGCGTTTCAGGGCCGCCTCGAAGACGCCCTCCATGCTGGCGTAGTTGTTCTCCGGCCAGTCGCCGTACGCGTGCAGGCACAGCACGCCCGCCTCCACGTAGCGCAGTTCCGCGTCGAGCGCGTCGGCGGGTGCAGCGACCTTCAGGTACGCGCTCAGGGCCTTCTTCGCCCCGCCGACCTTCATGGTCGGAAGGCGACCAGACGTGCGGAACGCCTTTTCCAGTTCGGTTTCCAGTCGGTCCAGCAGGCCGCTGTGGTCGCCCTCCAGCAGCGCGGCCAGCTGGCGTTTGTTGTCGGCACTGGCGCGGTACAGGGCTACGAGGACCTCGCGGAGTTCCGGGGCGTCCATATCATCGAGCGTCTGGCGAAGTTGCGTGAGGGTCAGGGCCATGCCGTCAGTGTAAATAGGTTGTGGGAGTGAATTGCATCATATTGCCATTCCCTAGTGGGTGGCTTCAACAGCAAATCGCAACCTCTCTGTGCTCAAAAGCGAACGTGTTGTCAAGTGGCGATCCCTCAGGTGCTGCCAAATGCACTCCATCTTATGCCGGTTATCTTATTGACCGCCTATATACCAAACTTCGCCTTCGGTCATGTATCTCAATTCAGGCTCTTTCTTATCTGGAAATATCAGTTTAAACATTGCCATATATGATGACACTCTTCCGTCATCTGGGTATGTGTCAACCGTAGTGGATTGTATATCTTTAATATAAACACGGAATCCATCATTTGGCAATTCATTTGCGTGTTTTCTGAAGAATAGGGCGATCCCCGCCATGGCATCCGATATTAAAGCGCGGACCGGGACACGATCTACTAAATCAATATCACACAGAACTGAATTCGATCCAGACAACCTGTCTAATTCAATGGATATAATACAAAAATGCAATCTGCCTCTGTGAACTTTGCAAAGTTCGTATACAGAACTATCCGTCATTGATGCTATGTGATCCATACCGCATATATATCATGGAAAATTTGTTTTTTCAACAGACAGATAAGCCTATATTTGGCGATCGACTTGTATATCTGTGCTGATTTTGCATGATTGAGTAGGTACTCGCTGTGGATTCGTCCGTTGCTTTCTCGGTAAATCCTCCTAGAATGGCTTTACGACCTCGTTGCTTCACGGTTATGACGCGATCCATACTGGCGGACTACTTAACGGCTGGCGGGTGCGACAATCAGTCATGAAATCCGGAAGACTGTTGGGGGTGGGGGCGGCGCTGGTGCTGGGCGCGTGGGTCCTCTCGACCAGACGCGCCGCCTCGTATGCCCGGCTGCATCCGGAGTTGCGCTCTCCGTTCGTGCGCTTCCGCTCGCCGCCGTTCTCGCCGGGCGTCGTGGCGGTTATGGGGGCGATGCAGGCCCGCGCGAAGGCTCCCGCGCTGCCGGACGGGGTGGAGGTCGAGGAGCGGCGTATTCCCGGCCCGCCCGGTGCGCCGGATGTGATGGTGTTCGTGTACCGGCCCCCCAACCTATCGGCGAATGCGGCGGCGATCCTGAACATTCACGGGGGCGGGTACGTGACCGGGTCGGCCGCCTCGTACCATCCGCAGAGTGCGGCGTACGCACGGGAATTGGGCGTGGTGGTCGTGGGTGTCGAGTACCGCCTCGCGCCGGGCACGCCGTTCCCCGGCCCATTGGAGGACTGCTACGCGGCGCTGACGTGGATGGCGCGGGAAGCAGAGGCGCTGGGGATCGACCCGGCTCGTATCGCGCTGGTCGGAGACAGTGCCGGGGGCGGACTGGCCGCCGCGCTGGCGCAACTCGCGCACGACCGGGGCGAGGTCAGGCCCGCCTTTCAGCTGCTGTACTACCCCATGCTGGACGACCGCACGGCCCTGGCGAACACTCACGACGAGCGCGGGGAGTTCATCTGGCGGCCCGCGTCGAACGTGCTGGGCTGGACGTCGTACCTGGGCTGTCCGCCCCGCCTGGACAGTGCCCCCGAGTACGCCGCGCCCGCCCGCCGCGAGAGCCTGGAAGGCCTGCCGCCCGCGTGGATCGGCGTGGGCACCCTCGACCTGTTCTGCCCGGAAGACCGCGAGTACGCCCGGCGACTCCAGCAGGACGGAGTGCCGTGCGAGTACGTGGAGGTGCCCGGCGCGTACCACGCCTTCGAACGCTTCGCGCCGGACTCGGCGGTGGCCCGCACCTTCACGGCCTCCGCCCTGAACGCGCTGCGGCGGGGGCTGGAGCTGACGTGACGGTCCTGCTGCCAGACACTTGTCAGAGTCTGTCAGATGCGGGGCGCCCGCGCCTGTTCGCCGGGGGCGGGACGTTTGTCTGGAGTGCGTGCTGCACGGCGCGGCGGGTGTGAGTCCGGGGTGTGAACTCTTCGTAAGCTTCGTGCCATCTCTGTCAGGCTCTGGTCATTACACTGGGAGGCATGAAGGGCCTGCGAGAATTTGTTGACTGGCTCCGCGAGGTGCTGAAAGGCAGCCCGCAACCGCAGCCGGTGCCGATCCCCGTGCGCGTGCGTGATCGCCGCTAGGGGCCTCCTGTTTCCCGCTCCCTCCTCACGGACACTTGACCGCTCACCCGCTTCCGGGTGGGCGTTTTTCATGCGTTGGTGGGGTGGGGCAGGGGCAGGTCGGTGTGCGCGGCGCTCATCGGATTCCGGCTATTTCATCAGCAACCTGCAACGACACCGGGTTGCTGACTCCACGCCCGGAACCCGTGTTGCTCTCACTCGCTCCGCTCGGATTGAATGGCTGTGCAAGCCATTCAATCGGAGTCCGTATCAGGCGCTATTCTGCGGGGCGTGGCTGACGGCGATCATGGCATGAGTGAACTGCGCGCACTGGTGACGACGCGGCCCCCGGCGGAAGTGGAAGGCATCGAGCGGGCGTTCGTGTTCGCGCGGGACGCGCATGACGGCGTGACCCGCAAGAGCGGCGAGCCGTACATCACGCACCCGGTGGCGGTCGCGGTGATCCTGGCGCGGCTGGGGATGGATACCGACAGCATCATGGCGGGGCTGCTGCACGACACGGTCGAGGACGTGGAGTACGTGACCTTCGAACTGATCGAGCAGCAGTTCGGGCCGGACGTGCGCCGCATCGTGGAGGGCGAGACGAAGGTCAGCAAGCTCTCCAAGCAGGGGTCGCAGGCGGCCGAGGTGAGTGACGCCGGGCGGGACGTGCAGGCCGAGAACCTGCGGCAGATGCTGATCGCCATGACCGGCGATATCCGTATCATCGTGGTGAAACTCGCCGACCGGCTGCATAACATGCGCACGCTGGGCAGCATGCGGCCCGACAAGCAGCAGCGGATCGCGCGGGAGACCATGGACATCTTCGCGCCGCTCGCGCACCGGCTGGGCATCGGGCAGATCAAGTGGGAACTGGAGGACCTGAGTTTCCGGTACCTGCAACCCGACGAGTACGAGTACCTGCAGTCGCGCCTGCGGACCCGGCAGGAGGAACGCGACGCGCTGATCACCCGCGCCGTGAAGGAACTGCAGGAGGCGCTCGAGGACGACCTGGAACTGCCCGAGTGGGTGGCGGACATCGACATTGCCGGGCGCAGCAAGCACCTGTGGAGCATTCACAACAAGATGCAGCGGGAGGGCAAGGCCCTGGAGCAGATTTTCGATCTGCTGGCGATCCGGGTGATGCTGACCCCGCGGGACCTGATCGTGCCGCCCGGCACGGACGACGTGCGCCGCGAGCGGGCCGAGGCGACCCGCGAGAAACGCATCTGCTACCACACGGTCAGCATCGTACATTCCATGTGGACGCCGTTGCCGGGGCGGTTCAAGGATTACATCGCGGTGCCCAAACCCAACGGGTACCAGTCGCTGCACACGACCGTGATCAGCCAGAGCGGGCAGCCGATCGAGGTGCAGATCCGTTCGCGGCGCATGCATGAGGTCGCCGAGTACGGCGTGGCCGCCCACTGGATGTACAAGCAGGGCAACCAGCTGGCGCAGAAGGACCGCGAGAACTGGATCTCGCAGCTGCGCGAGTTGCAGAACGAGATCAACGACGCCTCTGATTACATGGACGCCGTGAAGACCGACATCCTGTCGCAGCGGGTGCGGGTGTTCACGCCCAAGGGACTGGCGATCAGCCTGCCGTCGGGCAGTACCCCGGTGGATTTCGCGTACCACATTCACACCCGGATCGGCGAGACGACCGTGGGGGCGCGCGTGAACGGCAGCATCGTGCCGCTCTCGTACCGGCTGGGGAACGGCGACATGGTCGAGATCGTCACCAGCAAGAACGGCCACCCCAGCAAGGACTGGCTGAACTTCACCGTGACCCGCAGCGCCCGCGCGAAGATCCGGCATCATTTCCGGCAGCAGGAACGCGACGAGGCCCTGCAACACGGGCACGACCTGCTGGAACGCTACCTGCGCAAGCGGCAGCTGGCCGTGCGGCAGCTCATGCGCACCAAGCTGCTGGAGGACGCGACCAGCCGACTGCTCGGCACCCGCAACCCGGACGACCTGTACCACGCGCTGCACGCCGGGAAACTCACGCCCAGCGCGGTGGGCCGCGTGCTGTCGCCCCGGCTGGCGCAGGAGCAGGCGAGCGCCCCGGCGCGCCGCGCGCCCGTCCCGAAAGCGCCGGAACCGGGCGGCGTGTTCGTGGAGGGCTTCACCACGAACACCAAACTCAGTCAGTGCTGCAACCCCATCCGGGGCGATCAGGTCATGGGGTACCTGACGCGCGGGCGCGGCGTCAGCGTGCACCGCATCGACTGCCCGAACATGATCCGCCTGCTCAAGGACGAACCGGAACGCTGCGTGGCGGCCAGCTGGGACGCCGGGACGCCCGGCACGACCCTGGTGGACCTGGACGTGATCGGCCCGGACCGCGCGGGCCTGCTGGCCGACGTGCTGGGCGTCCTGGCCCGCGAGAAACGCAGCCCGACCAAGGTGGAGGCCGTGGTGGGCATGGAGGAGGTCGCCGTGATTCACCTGCGCCTGCCGGTGCTGGGTAACACCGACCTGGAAGCCATCCGCCGCGCCATCCTGACCGTGGACGGCGTGGACGACGTGGTGCGCGTCGGCGGCCGCAAACGCAACGGCGCGGGCAGCTGACCCGCGCGGGCCTGCGCGCTAGACTGACGCGGATGCCATTCAACGTACCGAGGGCCGCCCCGCCGGAGGGCCTGTGCCGCTGACGCTGCTGCCCGACCTGGGCGACCTGCTGCGCCTGCACCCGCAGTTCAACGCCGGCACGCTGGTCGAGGCGCTGCGGCACCTGGGCGCGCCGGGCGTCCTGTGGGCCAGCAGCCCCGACCCGGACCACCCGCTGCGGGACGCGCTGCCCGCCGCGCGCCTGAGCGTCACGGACCTGCCGCTCGCCGACTGGGCCTGGGCGGACGCCGAGTACGAGCAGCTGACGGGATTCCTGAACCAGTTCCCGCAGGGCCGCGAGCGACTGCGCGCCGCTGGCCGCGCCGGGGCGGCCCTGGCTGAACTCGTGACGGCCCCGTTGACCCTGAGCGGCGCGCTCGACCCGGCATTCATGGCGCGGGTGCAGGAGCAGACGCTGGCCGTGCAGGCCGCGCTGGATGAGGGGCCGGGCACCCGCTGGCGGGAGCGCCGCCTGAACGAACTCGCCGCGCAACTGGAAGGGCAGGGGGGCGTGCTGCTCGCGCCGCTCGACGACCTCCCGGACCTCCTGACCCGCCTGAGCGGCGCGCAACTGCCGGACCTGACCGCCTTCCAGCCGGGCGAGACCAGCCGCCTGCGCGCCCTGGCCGACCGGGCGTGGCAGCTGAACGAGACCGACGACCTGAACGGCCTGCTCGCCGCACTGCACCGCGAGGCGGGCGACCGGGTCACGCCCCGCGCGGAACTGGACGCCGCCGCCGCCGGCATTCACCTCGCCGTGGGCGACCTGCCCGGCGCCCGCGCGCTGCTGGAACAGGCCGCGCACGCCCTGACCGACGACCTGCCGCGCAGCCTGCCGGGACTGGTCCTGGCGCGACTGGGGCAGGTCCGCGACGCGCTGGGCGACCGTGAACTGGCGCAGCGCACCTACCGCGCCGTGCTGGCCCTGAACCACGCGCCGCAGGTGGCCCGCGACGCCGCGACCGCCGGCCTGAACGAAGCGTTCCGGCTCGAACTGACCTGACCGGCTGAACTGTTCCTCGGCGCGCCTGTCCTCAGCGGACCCGTTCCAGCCAGTGGGCGCGCACGTCCAGTCGTTCGGCGTGCAGGGCGTGCGGCTCGCCGGTCAGGGTCACGCCGAGCGGGTCGGCCAGGGTGTTCACCCGCACCTGCGCCAGGGCGCGGCGCAGCGGCCACGCGCGGTGCTCGATCCGGCCCCGGTACACCCGCCCGGCCCGGTCGGCCGAGAACAGGTTCAGCCGGTCGGTCAGCCACGCCTCCAGAGAATCGGCGGGGACGGTCAGCGGCTCCCCGGTCGGGCGGTACGCCCCGGCGAAGCGGCCCCCGCCCGGCGTGCCCGGCGCGAGCAGTTCGCTGGCGTACCGGGTCACGCCTCCCTGGCGGTCCACCCACATGCGGCTGTGCCGGTACGGCAGGTGGAAGAAGGTGCGGGCCAGCGCCGCCGCGAGTGGCTGCGTCACGTCCAGGCTGTAGAACCACACGCCGGGCTCGCCGTTCACGGTCACGTAGGTCCGCAGGTTCAGTTCCGGGAAGGCGCTCAGGCCCGGCACGTCCGGCACGTGCAGCGGCGCGACGCCGTCCATCCGGAACGGCACCACCCCCAGGTACGCCTGACCGGCGCGGGTGTCCAGCTGCACTCCGCGCGGCAGCGTGCGTTGCAGCGCCTGCGCCGGGACGGCCCAGTGCAGGAAGCACAGGTCATGCCACTCCATCCGCAGGACGGGCGGACGGCCGGCAGCTGGGGGTGTCACGGCAGGGCGGCGGGGCCAGGGGTCCATACGCTCAGCAGACCACGTTCCGGGCCGTTCCCGTGTCCCGCTGCCGGGACAGGGGAGCCTTCATGTGAGTTCCGGCAACCCTGACCCAATGCCGGGTGAACCTGCTCTTGGGACGGCTGTCATGTCCGGCCCGGCCGCAGCCCGTAGGCTGCTGATCGTTGCACTTCCCTCCGGCCGGGCGGCCGATTCTTCCGTCTTCCAGGTCCGGCCGGCGGTTCTTCTCCACCCTTCTCCTCTGCAGTATTCACGGCCCCCCTTTCCTACTTCGCCCCACCGACTTCCCAGGAGGCACCACCATGACCATGAACAACGAAACCGTTCTCGATAAACTCCAGTACCTGCTCGGCACGCTGCGCGACGGCGAGAAGGGCTTTGCCGACGCCGCCGAGCACGCCACTGACCCCCAGCTCAAGACGCTGTTCACGGAACGCAGCGCCCAGCGCACCCGCCTCGCGGCTGAGGTCGAGGCGCACATTGCCCGTCTGGGCGACAAACCCCGCGAGGGCGGCAGCGTCGGCGCGGCCCTGCACCGCACCTGGCTGAACGTCCGCGACGCCCTGACCGGCCGTGACGACTACCAGGTGGTCGCCGAGGCCGAGCGCGGCGAGGACGTCGCCGTCGAGAACTACCAGGACGTGCTGAAGGAAGCCGACCTGCCCGCCGATATCCGCACCTTCGTGGAAGGGCAGTTCGCGCAGGTGAAGGCCAGCCACGACCAGATCCGTGACATGAAGCACGGCATGCAGGCCAGCTGAACATATAGGTTGTTGACTGACATCTTTCAGTTTTAAGCTGCATGCTGGCGAGTGCCGTCCCAGACGGCTAAAATCCGCTCCATTTCTCTTTCCAGCTCAAAAAGCCGCACCCAGCCGACAAATTTCATCCTGACCTGACCAGCCAGTGCACCCCAGTCGGGCCAAGAGGTCTCCTCTTGGCCCGACGCTGTTTGGTCAAGGTGCTCAACATGGCAGAGGAAGAAGCAGGCCACACTCAGGCACAGATAGCGTAAGACGCCCAGTTTGGTCTTCTGCCCGAATTTGCCGAAGGCAAATCGGCTCTTGAGTGTTTTGAACAGCGCTTCAATCTTCCAGCGACGTCGACCGGTCTGCCGGGCCGTCTGAGGCGTCCGTTGCCTGGAGGACACGATGAACCGCTGTTCCCGCTTCTCTCCTTTCTTGGCGGGCAACCAGACCCAGTACAGCCACAACTGGAGGTCAGGCAGGCCAGCAAGCGTGACTGGGCACTGTTGGCGGGTGATGTCTTTCAGACGTTGCCCTTCTATGGTCCTGCGATCCGCTCGCATGCCAATGGTGAAGTCCAGGCCCAGGTTCCGAACACCGTGCATGAAGGCCTGGCTGCTGAACCCTGCATCTGCAAGCAGATGCACGTGTTTGGTGCGTGTGCGCACCTCGGATGGGAGCTGCCGGACGAGCCGGAGCGCCAAGTCCGTCGGTGAAGGCGAGCCTTTCCCGCGCCAGATCTTGAAGCCCCAGGGGAGGCGAAGGTCACCACAGCAGATGTAGAGCATGACGACATGGAGGCCACGAACACTGTTCAGGGTGTGGATCCAGCCATCCAGTTCAGCGAACGCGCCGTCCTTTGAGATGGAGGTCGTGTCAACGATGATCTCGACGAGCGGTGGACGCCCCCGGCGTCCACCGAGGTTGTCCTGGAAGGTTCGCAGGGCATGCTGGCGGATGGTTCGAATGAGGGTACGCAACGACCAGTTCTGGTAGTTGAGGAACCGGCTGATGGCGCCCGGGGACTTGGCGGTGGACGCATGGAAGCGGGATATCCCAAGGGCTTCAAGGAAGCAGCTGAGCACTACCTGCATGTTGTCTCGATGCTGCTTTCGGGGGCAGGCAGTCAACATGTCAGAATAAAGCTGTCCAGCACGGTTGATCTTCTGTTTCACACCCTCATTCTGAGGTCAGAAGCCGTGCTGGACGTCCTTTTCTAAAACTGAAAGATGTCAGTTGACCGTATCTCATAGCTGAACAGCGCCCCCACCCGTAACAGGTGGGGGCGCTGCTGGCGGTACCGGTTCAGCCGCGTTTGCGGCGGCGCAGGCGTTCCATGGCAGAGTCTAGGCTCAGGCGCATGCGTTCCAGGGCCTGGGCGAGGTCGCCGACCTCGTCGTTGCGTTCGGCCTTCACCGGGCGGGACAGGTCCCCCATGCTGATGGCGTCCGCAACCCGCACGAGTTCCTCGATGGGCCGGACGACCAGTCGTGCGGCGCGCAGCGCGAGGTACGCCGCGATGCCCAGCGCTAGCAGCGACACCAGCAGCACCAGCGCCAGCGTGCGCCGCAATGCGGACTCCTGCGCGCCGTTCTCGACACCCACCGCGACGGTGTACAGCACGTCGGCGTTCTCGGCGGCGCGGCCAGTGGTCACCTCGCGGCGCGCGCCGTCCTGCACGACCGTGACCTGCTGCACGATGAAGTTCACGCGGGTCACTTCCTGGTTGGCTACATCGGCCGCCTGCCGTTCCAGGCGTTCGATGTCGTTCTGTGTGCCGCCCATCTCCTTCATCTCGGCGGCCTGCGCCGCGAACACGTCGGCGGGGCGCAGGTCGGCCTTGAACGCCGAGCGGCCGCGGTTTTCCAGGATGAAGTCACTGACCTGCGCGTTCAGCAGGTTGTTCACGGCGGGCGTCTGACTCGTGAAGTACCGCGAGCCGTCCCGCAACTCGACCTGCACGAACCCCACGCTGGAGTTGTTCACGAGTGCGTCCAGCTGCGGCGGGATGCTCTGGTATCCGCGTGTCGGGTCGATGTTGCTGGCGACGGCCACCGCGATCGCCTGCGCGTTGCGCTGCACCAGCGACTGCTGCAGTCCCGGCAGGGTCAGGGCCAGCACGCCCAGCGTCAGCGCGCTGCTCAGGCCCAGCGGCACGAGCGCCCCGACGGCCATGCGGCGGCCCAGGCTGCTGCGCCGCTGCGCGCCCACCTCGTTCAGGTCCGCGACGGGCGTGACCACCACGGAATCCATGGGCCGCAGCTGCACGTCCGGCGCGGCGTCCGGGGTGGCGGCGGCCGGCATGCTGAGCGCCCCGGTAAAGTCACTCCAGACGTCCGCCTGGGCCGGTGCGGCGGGCGCCGCCGCGACGGGGTCCATGATGGCCGCGCTCCCTGCCATGCTGCCGCCTGTCATACCGCTGCCCGCCATGCTGCTGCCCGCCATGCCGGTGCCTGTCACGCTGCCGGTGGCCGCGCCGGACGGCTGACCGAACGGGTCGCTGCCTGCGGCGGGTCCGGCCTTGGCGGTGGGCAGCGGCGCGAACGGGTCGGCGTCCGGGACGACCGGAGTGGGCGGCGCGAAGGCCAGTCCGGGCGTGAATTCGCCCATGTCGAGCACCCCGGTGGCCGGGACGGGCGGGGACTGCCATGCGTTCTGCCAGTCGGCGGTGTCGGCAGCCGGCGCGAGGGGCGCCCCGAACCCCCCGAACGGATCGTCGGCGCGCGGGACCGACGCGGCGCTGTCCTCCGGGAATTTCACTTCCGGCCAGATGGCCGAGGCCCGCAGGTCCGCCATGTCCTGCGACGCGGTCGGCTGCGGGTTGGTGGGCGCCATGAGCGTGTCGTCCGGCGCGGCCGGGAACGCCGGGCTGGGAGTGGCCGGGCGGGCGCTGCCGGGCGCGACGCCCTGGAAGGGTTCGCTGATCAGGCTGGTCTCCTCGCGGACCTCCTCGAGCGAGACGTTCGCCCCGACCGCCTGGAACATGCTGAGCAGTAGCTCGGCGCGGGGACGGCCCGTGGGTTTCATCAGGCGGCCCGAACGGCGCGCGCTGAGCCGCTGGGCCTGCTCGCCGTTCAGACCGAACCGTTCCATCAGCTGGTTTTCCAGGACCTGACGCATGTTGTCGGCGACGGGCTGCCGGATCACGACGGTGTACTTCATGACGGTTCCTTGTTCGTGTTCATCGGGTGGGACCTCCGGCGCGGCGGGGTGAAACGGGCAGTGTGATACGGACTCCGGTCGAAAGGGTTGCAGAACCTTGGCACCCGAGCGGACTCGCAGAGCTCCTTAGAAGAGAGAGCAGAAGAGCGAGCAGGAGAGAAACGGGTTCCGGGCGTGGGGTCGACAGCCCGGCGCCCTGGCGGGTGGAGGGCGAAACAGACGGAATCCGTACGAGCCGGGCCATGCAGCCCCGGGCGTGTCCTGGACCGCGTATCGGGCCGGGAGGCCACCACCGACGGCCAGGAGAGCGGCAGGGACGGGGTCACGTGATCCCCCGGTCACGCAGATTGCGGGCGAACTGCTGGACGCGCTCCGGCGTCAGCTGCCGGGCCAGTCCGGACAGCAGCGCGCTGAGGGTCGCCTGTTCACCCAGTTCGTCCAGGACCTCGTCCACCATCACCTCGGCCATCGGGCCGACGACCGGCATCAGGCACTGGATGACCACGTCGGCCGTCTGGTCCGTGACCTGCTGCTCGCGCTGCGCGGCGCGGTTGATCCACTGAGCGGCGGCGTTCAGGCGTTCGGTCACGTCCGGGACGGTCAGCCCGGCCAGCCGCGCGACCTCCGCGATGTCCCGCACGCCGTCCACGTGATGCATGACCCGCCAGACGGTGTACGGCAGGGGCGTGCTGTCGTTCAGGCCCTCGGGCCACTGCGGGGCGCTCACCGGGCTTCCAGGCCGGCGGCCATCCACTCGGGCCGGTCACGCAGGTCCGTGACGGGCAGGTCGATCAGCCGCTGCCCCAGCCGCGCCAGGGTCGCTTCCAGGGCCGCCACGAGCGCCGGCCGGAACTCGTTGACCGTCACCTCGTCGTCCACGCTCAGAACGCCGCCGCCCAGGTGCACGTCCTGCGCGAAGGGGTCCAGGCAGGGGTGCTGCTCGGCCAGCCGGATGGTCACCTGCCGCCACGTGGCGTCGAGATTCACGGCCCGGTGAATGCGGCCCAGCAGCTCCTGCCAGAAGGCCAGCAGCGCGTCCCGGTTCGCCTCGGTGTTCTGCGAGTACACCTGACAGGTCGCGCCGGCCAGCGGCAACGCGCCGCCCAGCACCCGCCCGGACGACCAGAACGAGCAGTGCGGTCCCGAGATCAGCA
The DNA window shown above is from Deinococcus sp. LM3 and carries:
- a CDS encoding alpha/beta hydrolase: MKSGRLLGVGAALVLGAWVLSTRRAASYARLHPELRSPFVRFRSPPFSPGVVAVMGAMQARAKAPALPDGVEVEERRIPGPPGAPDVMVFVYRPPNLSANAAAILNIHGGGYVTGSAASYHPQSAAYARELGVVVVGVEYRLAPGTPFPGPLEDCYAALTWMAREAEALGIDPARIALVGDSAGGGLAAALAQLAHDRGEVRPAFQLLYYPMLDDRTALANTHDERGEFIWRPASNVLGWTSYLGCPPRLDSAPEYAAPARRESLEGLPPAWIGVGTLDLFCPEDREYARRLQQDGVPCEYVEVPGAYHAFERFAPDSAVARTFTASALNALRRGLELT
- a CDS encoding bifunctional (p)ppGpp synthetase/guanosine-3',5'-bis(diphosphate) 3'-pyrophosphohydrolase; translation: MSELRALVTTRPPAEVEGIERAFVFARDAHDGVTRKSGEPYITHPVAVAVILARLGMDTDSIMAGLLHDTVEDVEYVTFELIEQQFGPDVRRIVEGETKVSKLSKQGSQAAEVSDAGRDVQAENLRQMLIAMTGDIRIIVVKLADRLHNMRTLGSMRPDKQQRIARETMDIFAPLAHRLGIGQIKWELEDLSFRYLQPDEYEYLQSRLRTRQEERDALITRAVKELQEALEDDLELPEWVADIDIAGRSKHLWSIHNKMQREGKALEQIFDLLAIRVMLTPRDLIVPPGTDDVRRERAEATREKRICYHTVSIVHSMWTPLPGRFKDYIAVPKPNGYQSLHTTVISQSGQPIEVQIRSRRMHEVAEYGVAAHWMYKQGNQLAQKDRENWISQLRELQNEINDASDYMDAVKTDILSQRVRVFTPKGLAISLPSGSTPVDFAYHIHTRIGETTVGARVNGSIVPLSYRLGNGDMVEIVTSKNGHPSKDWLNFTVTRSARAKIRHHFRQQERDEALQHGHDLLERYLRKRQLAVRQLMRTKLLEDATSRLLGTRNPDDLYHALHAGKLTPSAVGRVLSPRLAQEQASAPARRAPVPKAPEPGGVFVEGFTTNTKLSQCCNPIRGDQVMGYLTRGRGVSVHRIDCPNMIRLLKDEPERCVAASWDAGTPGTTLVDLDVIGPDRAGLLADVLGVLAREKRSPTKVEAVVGMEEVAVIHLRLPVLGNTDLEAIRRAILTVDGVDDVVRVGGRKRNGAGS
- a CDS encoding DUF2071 domain-containing protein — its product is MDPWPRRPAVTPPAAGRPPVLRMEWHDLCFLHWAVPAQALQRTLPRGVQLDTRAGQAYLGVVPFRMDGVAPLHVPDVPGLSAFPELNLRTYVTVNGEPGVWFYSLDVTQPLAAALARTFFHLPYRHSRMWVDRQGGVTRYASELLAPGTPGGGRFAGAYRPTGEPLTVPADSLEAWLTDRLNLFSADRAGRVYRGRIEHRAWPLRRALAQVRVNTLADPLGVTLTGEPHALHAERLDVRAHWLERVR
- a CDS encoding PA2169 family four-helix-bundle protein, encoding MTMNNETVLDKLQYLLGTLRDGEKGFADAAEHATDPQLKTLFTERSAQRTRLAAEVEAHIARLGDKPREGGSVGAALHRTWLNVRDALTGRDDYQVVAEAERGEDVAVENYQDVLKEADLPADIRTFVEGQFAQVKASHDQIRDMKHGMQAS
- a CDS encoding transposase, whose product is MKQKINRAGQLYSDMLTACPRKQHRDNMQVVLSCFLEALGISRFHASTAKSPGAISRFLNYQNWSLRTLIRTIRQHALRTFQDNLGGRRGRPPLVEIIVDTTSISKDGAFAELDGWIHTLNSVRGLHVVMLYICCGDLRLPWGFKIWRGKGSPSPTDLALRLVRQLPSEVRTRTKHVHLLADAGFSSQAFMHGVRNLGLDFTIGMRADRRTIEGQRLKDITRQQCPVTLAGLPDLQLWLYWVWLPAKKGEKREQRFIVSSRQRTPQTARQTGRRRWKIEALFKTLKSRFAFGKFGQKTKLGVLRYLCLSVACFFLCHVEHLDQTASGQEETSWPDWGALAGQVRMKFVGWVRLFELEREMERILAVWDGTRQHAA
- a CDS encoding HAMP domain-containing protein is translated as MKYTVVIRQPVADNMRQVLENQLMERFGLNGEQAQRLSARRSGRLMKPTGRPRAELLLSMFQAVGANVSLEEVREETSLISEPFQGVAPGSARPATPSPAFPAAPDDTLMAPTNPQPTASQDMADLRASAIWPEVKFPEDSAASVPRADDPFGGFGAPLAPAADTADWQNAWQSPPVPATGVLDMGEFTPGLAFAPPTPVVPDADPFAPLPTAKAGPAAGSDPFGQPSGAATGSVTGTGMAGSSMAGSGMTGGSMAGSAAIMDPVAAAPAAPAQADVWSDFTGALSMPAAATPDAAPDVQLRPMDSVVVTPVADLNEVGAQRRSSLGRRMAVGALVPLGLSSALTLGVLALTLPGLQQSLVQRNAQAIAVAVASNIDPTRGYQSIPPQLDALVNNSSVGFVQVELRDGSRYFTSQTPAVNNLLNAQVSDFILENRGRSAFKADLRPADVFAAQAAEMKEMGGTQNDIERLERQAADVANQEVTRVNFIVQQVTVVQDGARREVTTGRAAENADVLYTVAVGVENGAQESALRRTLALVLLVSLLALGIAAYLALRAARLVVRPIEELVRVADAISMGDLSRPVKAERNDEVGDLAQALERMRLSLDSAMERLRRRKRG